In Shinella sp. XGS7, a single genomic region encodes these proteins:
- a CDS encoding SCO family protein has translation MTTSAPSRRLLLSAALAGALTLLAGCDQASKPAFKGIDLTGAAYARELKLPDQDGRERTLGDFKGKVLVIFFGYTQCPDVCPTTLAELAQVKKALGPDGDKVQGLFVTVDPERDTPELLKAYLQSFDASFVALRGSEEQTKAVAKEFKVFYAKVPGKTEGSYTMDHTAASFIFDTQGRVRVFSRYGSGAQALVDDIKLLLAEK, from the coding sequence ATGACGACTTCCGCCCCCTCGCGCCGCCTGCTGCTGTCCGCTGCTCTGGCGGGTGCCCTGACCCTGCTGGCCGGCTGCGATCAGGCCAGCAAGCCGGCCTTCAAGGGCATAGACCTCACCGGCGCGGCTTATGCGCGCGAGCTCAAGCTGCCCGACCAGGACGGCCGCGAGCGCACCCTGGGCGACTTCAAGGGCAAGGTGCTGGTGATCTTCTTCGGCTACACCCAGTGCCCCGATGTCTGTCCCACCACCCTGGCCGAGCTGGCCCAGGTGAAGAAGGCCCTGGGGCCGGACGGGGACAAGGTGCAGGGCCTCTTCGTCACCGTGGACCCGGAGCGCGACACGCCCGAACTGCTCAAGGCCTATCTGCAGAGCTTCGATGCCAGCTTTGTGGCGCTGCGCGGCAGCGAGGAGCAGACCAAGGCCGTGGCCAAGGAGTTCAAGGTCTTCTACGCCAAGGTGCCGGGCAAGACCGAGGGCTCGTACACCATGGACCACACGGCCGCCAGCTTCATCTTCGACACCCAGGGCCGTGTGCGCGTGTTCTCACGCTACGGCTCGGGCGCCCAGGCCCTGGTGGACGACATCAAGCTGCTGCTGGCCGAGAAGTAG
- a CDS encoding chemotaxis protein CheW has translation MSSTELAHAPSTALVATEAASPARQCLTFRVGGEEYGIDILKVQEIRSYEAPTRIANAPAFVKGVVNLRGVIVPIVDLRLRLGQTAEYNGFTVVIVLNVLGRVVGIVVDSVSDVLELGADAVKPPPEIGSAIDARFITGLGKIAERMLILLDIEGMVASPDFGLVD, from the coding sequence ATGAGCTCCACCGAACTCGCCCACGCACCGTCCACCGCCCTGGTCGCCACCGAAGCGGCCAGCCCCGCCCGGCAATGCCTGACCTTCCGCGTCGGCGGTGAGGAATACGGCATCGACATCCTCAAGGTGCAGGAGATCCGCTCCTACGAGGCGCCCACCCGCATTGCCAACGCCCCGGCCTTCGTCAAGGGCGTGGTCAATCTGCGCGGCGTGATCGTGCCCATCGTGGACCTGCGCCTGCGCCTGGGCCAGACGGCCGAGTACAACGGCTTCACCGTGGTGATCGTGCTCAATGTGCTGGGTCGCGTGGTCGGCATCGTGGTGGATTCGGTGTCGGACGTGCTGGAACTGGGGGCCGACGCGGTCAAGCCGCCGCCGGAGATCGGCTCGGCCATCGACGCACGCTTCATCACCGGCCTGGGCAAGATCGCCGAGCGCATGCTGATCCTGCTGGACATCGAGGGCATGGTCGCCAGCCCGGACTTCGGCCTGGTGGACTGA
- a CDS encoding DsbC family protein — protein sequence MKLLTHTGLALSLLAAAPLVLASEAQIRKSIAERMPNWPKLDEVRPAAMPGLWEIRAGNEIRYTDASGSFLIEGELIDLKSRRNLTEDRLAKINQIDFASLPLKDALVWKSGKGTRRIAVFADPNCGYCKRFERSLQEVKDVTVYTFLIPILGGDSPEKSRNIWCAKDSQATWLSWMLEGKVPPKAGSGCDDAAVERNLALARKHMVNGTPAVIFEDGSRAPGAISAEQLERRLAALKAAGSGS from the coding sequence ATGAAGCTGTTGACACACACGGGCCTGGCCCTGAGCCTGCTGGCCGCCGCCCCCCTGGTCCTGGCCAGCGAGGCCCAGATCCGCAAGAGCATCGCCGAGCGCATGCCCAACTGGCCCAAGCTCGACGAGGTGCGCCCGGCGGCCATGCCGGGCCTCTGGGAGATCCGCGCCGGCAACGAGATCCGCTACACCGATGCCAGCGGCAGTTTCCTGATCGAGGGCGAGCTGATCGATCTGAAATCGCGCCGCAACCTCACCGAGGACCGCCTGGCCAAGATCAACCAGATCGACTTCGCCAGCCTGCCGCTCAAGGACGCCCTGGTCTGGAAGAGCGGCAAGGGCACGCGCCGCATCGCCGTCTTCGCCGACCCGAACTGCGGCTACTGCAAGCGCTTCGAGCGCAGCCTGCAGGAGGTCAAGGACGTCACGGTCTACACCTTCCTGATCCCCATCCTGGGCGGTGATTCGCCCGAGAAGTCGCGCAATATCTGGTGCGCCAAGGACTCACAGGCCACCTGGCTGTCCTGGATGCTGGAGGGCAAGGTGCCGCCCAAGGCCGGCAGCGGCTGCGATGACGCCGCCGTGGAGCGCAATCTGGCCCTGGCGCGCAAGCACATGGTCAATGGCACGCCGGCCGTGATCTTCGAGGATGGCAGCCGCGCGCCGGGTGCCATCAGCGCCGAGCAGCTGGAGCGCCGCCTGGCTGCGCTCAAGGCCGCGGGCTCCGGCTCCTGA
- a CDS encoding CHASE domain-containing protein yields MTLSAAFRSWPLQALALAAAYIALGLMAVQLSLPPNYASPLYPSAGLALVGVLVLGPRMVPAVWLGSSAVNLLLAWQHGHNPGLLPLVIGLGATLQALIGAWLVRRFVGPTPLLTEPRELARFYLLGAGLACLVSPTLGSMALLAAGAIRPEHWLSNWSAWWLGDTMGVLIGAPLTLCLIARPREAWASRRLSVALPLLLTTVLMSLSTLKLVEWDAQRERDLFEREAGAAATAMEHALREPLGALEATRSLLLVAPAISRSDFQRGTAAYLLPGGNLLALGWARQVERDALAAFDQSARAEGLAGYQARDRRRPGDLQPPPQEPMLAIRLIEPLARNAGALGVNIRSVPPTREALERSQRNALPAATGGFQLSQDSESAIGVVIYQALYDGEPRSVEERQRSLRGVVFATLRPDLLVRKIAADIPEHLEICLLDLEPGAAEKRLAGPPGCEQRSDGRNQVQRTVSFGGRSWEVRVFAPRGMGMSTGYGSWAFAMVGLVSAALLGALLLTVTGRARRVETLVAQRTAALEHEVLERERASAALRSSEQRFRSIFEHAPIGICFADLDGRPQEINPHFCRLLGYSPAELLSRSILSVTHPEDRAEDVRLGRQLIAGEIDTYSRHKRYLTREGQVLHVRARVSLLRDAEGRPDRMVGVVEDISDLLRMQELEQARETAEAASRAKNDFLSRMSHELRTPLNAMLGFTQLLEMDREHPLSERQRGWAAQVQQAGWHLLEMINDTLDLSRIESGSLKLEPSRQDLQALLDDALALVDKQAAARNIRIERRLAPEARYALGDATRIRQVLTNLLSNAVKYNVEGGRIMLASRRQPGGLVELSVTDTGLGLSPAQLSELFQPFNRLGRERSSTEGTGIGLVICQRLVELMGGGLTVSSTEGQGSTFSLQLPEARAEAPGSTDPAERAEVLPPAQRRRVVYIEDNATNVEVMRGILAQRPQLQLQAYADGASGLAAVLADPPDLLLLDMQLPDTDGLSLLARLRASPQGAELPVVVVSANALPEQIERSRAAGVRHYLTKPVDVRELLSLLDRLLRGG; encoded by the coding sequence ATGACCCTGTCCGCCGCCTTCCGCTCCTGGCCTTTGCAAGCCCTGGCCCTGGCCGCGGCGTATATCGCGCTGGGCTTGATGGCGGTGCAGCTGAGCCTGCCCCCCAACTACGCCTCCCCGCTCTACCCCTCGGCCGGGCTGGCCCTGGTGGGGGTGCTGGTGCTGGGGCCACGCATGGTGCCCGCCGTCTGGCTGGGCTCCAGCGCCGTGAACCTGCTGCTGGCCTGGCAGCACGGCCACAACCCGGGCCTGCTGCCCCTGGTGATCGGTCTGGGTGCCACCCTGCAGGCCCTGATCGGGGCCTGGCTGGTGCGCCGTTTCGTGGGCCCCACGCCGCTGCTGACCGAGCCCCGCGAGCTGGCGCGCTTCTATCTGCTGGGCGCGGGCCTGGCCTGCCTGGTGAGTCCCACCCTGGGCAGCATGGCCCTGCTGGCCGCCGGGGCGATACGTCCCGAGCACTGGCTCAGCAACTGGAGCGCCTGGTGGCTGGGCGACACCATGGGCGTGCTGATCGGCGCGCCCCTGACCCTGTGCCTGATCGCCCGCCCGCGCGAGGCCTGGGCCTCGCGCCGGCTCAGCGTGGCCCTGCCCCTGCTGCTGACCACGGTGCTGATGAGCCTGTCCACGCTCAAGCTGGTGGAGTGGGACGCCCAGCGCGAACGCGACCTCTTCGAGCGCGAGGCCGGGGCCGCCGCCACCGCCATGGAGCATGCGCTGCGCGAGCCCCTGGGCGCGCTGGAGGCCACGCGCAGCCTGCTGCTGGTGGCGCCAGCCATCTCGCGCAGCGATTTCCAGCGCGGCACCGCCGCCTATCTGCTGCCCGGGGGCAATCTGCTGGCCCTGGGCTGGGCCCGCCAGGTGGAGCGCGACGCCCTGGCCGCCTTCGATCAGTCGGCCCGGGCCGAGGGCCTGGCCGGCTACCAGGCCCGTGACCGCCGCCGCCCCGGCGATCTGCAGCCGCCGCCGCAGGAGCCCATGCTGGCGATACGCCTGATCGAACCCCTGGCCCGCAATGCCGGCGCCCTGGGCGTGAACATACGCTCCGTGCCGCCCACCCGCGAGGCCCTGGAGCGCAGCCAGCGCAATGCCCTGCCGGCGGCCACCGGCGGCTTCCAGCTCTCGCAGGACAGCGAGTCCGCCATCGGCGTGGTGATCTATCAGGCCCTCTATGACGGCGAGCCGCGCAGCGTGGAAGAGCGCCAGCGCAGCCTGCGCGGCGTGGTCTTCGCCACCCTGCGCCCGGACCTGCTGGTGCGCAAGATCGCGGCCGACATTCCGGAGCACCTGGAAATCTGCCTGCTGGACCTGGAGCCCGGGGCCGCGGAGAAGCGACTGGCCGGCCCGCCGGGCTGCGAACAGCGCAGCGATGGCCGCAACCAGGTGCAGCGCACCGTGAGCTTCGGAGGGCGCAGCTGGGAGGTGCGCGTCTTCGCGCCGCGCGGCATGGGCATGAGCACCGGCTACGGCAGCTGGGCCTTCGCCATGGTGGGCCTGGTGAGCGCGGCCCTGCTAGGCGCCCTGCTGCTGACCGTGACCGGCCGGGCGCGCCGCGTCGAGACCCTGGTGGCCCAGCGCACCGCGGCCCTGGAGCATGAGGTGCTGGAGCGCGAGCGCGCCTCCGCGGCCCTGCGCAGCAGCGAGCAGCGCTTTCGCAGCATCTTCGAGCATGCGCCCATCGGCATCTGCTTCGCCGATCTGGACGGGCGGCCGCAGGAGATCAACCCGCATTTCTGCCGCCTGCTGGGCTACAGCCCGGCCGAGCTGCTGAGCCGCAGCATTCTCTCGGTCACCCATCCCGAGGACCGGGCCGAGGACGTGCGCCTGGGCCGCCAGCTGATCGCCGGGGAGATCGACACCTACAGCCGCCACAAACGCTACCTGACCCGCGAGGGCCAGGTCCTGCATGTGCGCGCCCGGGTCAGCCTGCTGCGCGACGCCGAGGGGCGGCCCGACCGCATGGTGGGTGTGGTGGAAGACATCAGCGACCTGCTGCGCATGCAGGAGCTGGAGCAGGCGCGCGAAACCGCCGAAGCCGCCAGCCGGGCCAAGAACGACTTTCTCTCGCGCATGAGCCACGAGCTGCGCACCCCGCTCAATGCGATGCTGGGCTTCACCCAGCTGCTGGAGATGGACCGCGAGCATCCGCTCTCCGAGCGCCAGCGCGGCTGGGCCGCCCAGGTGCAGCAGGCCGGCTGGCACCTGCTGGAGATGATCAACGACACCCTGGACCTCTCGCGCATCGAGTCCGGCTCGCTCAAGCTGGAGCCCTCGCGCCAGGACCTGCAGGCCCTGCTGGACGATGCCCTGGCCCTGGTGGACAAGCAGGCCGCGGCGCGCAACATCCGCATCGAGCGCCGCCTGGCGCCCGAGGCCCGCTACGCCCTGGGCGATGCCACGCGCATCCGTCAGGTGCTGACCAATCTGCTGAGCAATGCAGTCAAGTACAACGTCGAAGGCGGCCGCATCATGCTGGCCTCACGCCGCCAGCCCGGCGGCCTGGTGGAGCTCAGCGTCACCGACACCGGCCTGGGCCTGAGCCCCGCCCAGCTGTCCGAACTCTTCCAGCCCTTCAACCGACTGGGCCGCGAGCGCAGCAGCACCGAGGGCACGGGCATCGGCCTGGTGATCTGCCAGCGCCTGGTGGAGCTGATGGGTGGAGGACTGACGGTGAGCTCCACCGAGGGTCAGGGCTCCACCTTCTCGCTGCAGCTGCCCGAGGCCCGCGCCGAGGCCCCCGGCAGCACGGACCCTGCGGAGCGGGCCGAGGTCCTGCCCCCGGCCCAGCGCCGCCGCGTGGTCTATATCGAGGACAACGCCACCAATGTGGAGGTGATGCGCGGCATCCTGGCCCAGCGGCCGCAGCTGCAGCTGCAGGCCTATGCCGACGGCGCCAGCGGCCTGGCCGCGGTGCTGGCCGATCCGCCCGATCTGCTGCTGCTGGACATGCAGCTGCCCGACACCGATGGCCTGAGCCTGCTGGCCCGGCTGCGCGCCAGCCCCCAGGGCGCCGAGCTGCCCGTGGTGGTGGTCTCGGCCAATGCCCTGCCGGAGCAGATCGAGCGCAGCCGCGCCGCGGGCGTGCGCCACTACCTGACCAAACCCGTCGATGTTCGTGAACTGTTGAGCCTGCTGGACCGGCTGCTGCGCGGCGGCTGA
- the cyoE gene encoding heme o synthase produces the protein MTQASLVAPPASRWRQFYQLTKPRVVQMIVFCAVIGMALAIPGWPSVTEWNLILAATAGIWLVAGAAAAFNCLIEEHIDAKMKRTAWRPTAKGELSRPQTLAFSALLCALGSAVLWIWVNPLTMWLTFATFVGYAVIYTVILKPLTPQNIVIGGASGAMPPVLGWAALRGEVGPEALMMCLIIFLWTPPHFWALALYRTEDYAKAGLPMLPVTHGSEFTRLQIMLYTWVLLAATLLPFLTGMSGWIYLAAALVLGLRFCHYAWRLWRQYSDELARATFRFSIWHLALLFAALLLDHYLMPLWI, from the coding sequence ATGACCCAAGCTTCTCTTGTTGCGCCGCCGGCCTCGCGCTGGCGTCAGTTCTACCAGCTCACCAAGCCGCGCGTGGTGCAGATGATCGTCTTCTGCGCCGTGATCGGCATGGCCCTGGCCATTCCGGGCTGGCCCAGCGTTACCGAGTGGAACCTGATCCTGGCGGCCACGGCGGGCATCTGGCTGGTAGCCGGCGCGGCCGCGGCCTTCAACTGCCTGATCGAGGAGCACATCGACGCCAAGATGAAGCGCACCGCCTGGCGCCCCACGGCCAAGGGCGAGCTGAGCCGGCCCCAGACCCTGGCGTTCTCGGCCCTGCTCTGCGCCCTGGGTTCGGCCGTTCTCTGGATCTGGGTCAACCCGCTGACCATGTGGCTGACCTTCGCCACCTTCGTGGGCTATGCGGTGATCTACACCGTGATCCTCAAGCCGCTGACGCCGCAGAACATCGTGATCGGTGGCGCTTCGGGTGCCATGCCGCCGGTGCTGGGCTGGGCGGCGCTGCGCGGCGAGGTGGGCCCCGAGGCCCTGATGATGTGCCTGATCATCTTCTTGTGGACCCCGCCGCATTTCTGGGCCCTGGCCCTGTATCGCACCGAGGACTACGCCAAGGCCGGCCTGCCCATGCTGCCTGTGACCCATGGCTCGGAGTTCACCCGCCTGCAGATCATGCTCTACACCTGGGTGCTGCTGGCCGCCACCCTGCTGCCCTTCCTCACCGGCATGAGCGGCTGGATCTATCTGGCCGCGGCCCTGGTGCTGGGCCTGCGCTTCTGCCACTACGCCTGGCGCCTGTGGCGCCAGTACTCGGACGAGCTGGCTCGCGCCACCTTCCGTTTCTCGATCTGGCATCTGGCACTGCTCTTCGCGGCCCTGCTGCTGGATCACTACCTGATGCCCCTGTGGATCTGA
- the rpoH gene encoding RNA polymerase sigma factor RpoH codes for MSNPTALAVRDPWALVPSLGNLDAYISAVNRLPMLTPEEELSFARRLREHGDLEAAGRLVLSHLRLVVSISRQYLGYGLPQGDLIQEGNVGLMKAVKRYDPEQGVRLVSYAMHWIKAEIHEYILKNWRMVKVATTKAQRKLFFNLRSMKHSLKEEAAEGQTHRNTLTESELEHVARELNVKREEVLEMETRMAGGDVALEPQGDDDGEQAFAPIAYLADESHEPTRVLESRSRDELAGTGIARALEALDERSRRIVEERWLKVNDDNSGGMTLHELAAEYGVSAERIRQIEVAAMKKMKKALVAA; via the coding sequence ATGAGCAACCCCACCGCACTGGCTGTTCGTGACCCCTGGGCCCTGGTGCCCTCGCTGGGCAATCTGGACGCCTATATCTCGGCCGTCAATCGCCTGCCGATGCTGACGCCCGAGGAGGAGCTGTCCTTTGCCCGCCGCCTGCGCGAACACGGTGATCTGGAGGCCGCCGGCCGCCTGGTGCTCTCGCACCTGCGCCTGGTGGTTTCGATCTCGCGCCAGTACCTGGGCTACGGCCTGCCCCAGGGTGACCTGATCCAGGAAGGCAATGTGGGCCTGATGAAGGCCGTCAAGCGCTATGACCCCGAGCAGGGCGTGCGCCTGGTCAGCTATGCCATGCACTGGATCAAGGCCGAGATCCACGAGTACATCCTGAAGAACTGGCGCATGGTCAAGGTCGCCACGACCAAGGCCCAGCGCAAGCTCTTCTTCAATCTGCGCTCCATGAAGCACAGCCTCAAGGAAGAGGCGGCCGAGGGCCAGACCCACCGCAACACGCTCACCGAAAGCGAGCTGGAGCATGTGGCGCGCGAGCTGAACGTCAAGCGCGAGGAAGTGCTGGAGATGGAAACCCGCATGGCGGGTGGCGACGTGGCCCTGGAGCCCCAGGGCGACGACGATGGCGAGCAGGCCTTCGCCCCCATCGCCTACCTGGCGGACGAGAGCCATGAGCCCACCCGCGTGCTGGAATCCCGCAGCCGTGACGAGCTGGCCGGCACCGGCATCGCCCGCGCCCTGGAGGCGCTGGACGAGCGCAGCCGCCGCATCGTGGAAGAGCGCTGGCTGAAGGTGAATGACGACAACTCGGGCGGCATGACCCTGCACGAGCTGGCGGCCGAGTACGGTGTGTCCGCCGAGCGCATCCGCCAGATCGAGGTGGCCGCCATGAAGAAGATGAAGAAGGCCCTGGTCGCCGCCTGA
- a CDS encoding DUF3429 domain-containing protein: MPSAALAAESGRPPTLNPVALRLAYAGLIPFVLGALLIWLLAGYNLEAHAFVALGLSAYAAVIISFLGGIHWGLAMRQQIPSPAPFVWGVVPSLLAWVGVVMPAYAGLALHGLVLVICYLVDRRFYPALGASAWLTLRFRLSAVAALSCFLGAAGS; encoded by the coding sequence ATGCCCTCCGCCGCCCTTGCCGCCGAGTCCGGCCGACCGCCGACCCTGAACCCGGTGGCCCTGCGCCTGGCCTATGCCGGCCTGATTCCCTTTGTGCTGGGGGCATTGCTGATCTGGCTGCTGGCCGGCTACAACCTGGAGGCCCATGCCTTCGTGGCCCTGGGGCTCTCGGCCTATGCGGCCGTGATCATCAGCTTCCTGGGCGGCATCCACTGGGGCCTGGCCATGCGCCAGCAGATCCCCTCGCCGGCTCCCTTCGTCTGGGGCGTGGTGCCCTCCCTGCTGGCCTGGGTGGGCGTGGTGATGCCCGCCTATGCCGGCCTGGCCCTGCACGGCCTGGTGCTGGTGATCTGCTATCTGGTGGACCGCCGCTTCTACCCGGCTCTGGGCGCCAGCGCCTGGCTGACCCTGCGTTTTCGCCTCAGCGCCGTGGCCGCGCTGAGCTGCTTCCTGGGAGCGGCAGGCAGCTGA
- a CDS encoding FAD-dependent monooxygenase: protein MQEREVFDVLVRGEGCVGRALALALSAQGLRVALLGHEQPARSEDLRTYALNAGSVALLRELRVWETLPREAWSPVYEMQVHGDQAAGRLAFSAWQQGVGELAHIVDAATLEQQLGAALSFAPHVRRVSAPVPAALTALCEGKESAAREALGVRFERHGYGQQAIAARLVVEQPHQGVARQWFRAPDVLALLPFERPQAGCSYGLVWSLPSERAQELLAAGPAEFESALLEATEGAVGPLRLAGGRAAWPLSLGRADRVSGPGWALLGDAAHVVHPLAGQGLNLGLADVAALAQVLREREAWRPLGDERLLRRYERARLAPTLAMGELTDGLLRLFASETPGLRELRNRGMGLLNQLPPLKRWLTARALGA, encoded by the coding sequence ATGCAAGAGCGAGAAGTGTTCGATGTGCTGGTGCGCGGCGAGGGTTGCGTGGGCCGTGCCCTGGCCCTGGCGCTCTCGGCCCAGGGCCTGCGCGTGGCCCTGCTGGGCCATGAGCAGCCCGCCCGGAGCGAGGATCTGCGCACCTATGCCCTGAACGCCGGCTCGGTGGCCCTGCTGCGCGAGCTGCGGGTCTGGGAGACCCTGCCGCGCGAGGCCTGGAGCCCCGTCTACGAGATGCAGGTGCATGGCGACCAGGCCGCCGGCCGTCTGGCCTTTTCGGCCTGGCAGCAGGGCGTGGGCGAGCTGGCCCATATCGTCGATGCCGCCACCCTGGAGCAGCAGCTGGGCGCCGCCCTGAGCTTCGCGCCCCATGTGCGGCGGGTCAGCGCGCCGGTGCCGGCGGCGCTGACGGCCCTGTGCGAGGGCAAGGAATCCGCGGCCCGCGAGGCCCTGGGTGTGCGTTTCGAGCGACATGGCTATGGCCAGCAGGCGATTGCCGCCCGTCTGGTGGTGGAGCAGCCCCACCAGGGCGTGGCCCGCCAGTGGTTCCGCGCGCCCGATGTGCTGGCCCTGCTGCCCTTCGAGCGGCCGCAAGCCGGGTGTTCCTATGGCCTGGTCTGGTCCCTGCCCAGCGAGCGCGCCCAGGAACTGCTGGCCGCCGGCCCGGCGGAATTCGAGTCGGCCCTGCTGGAAGCCACCGAGGGGGCCGTGGGCCCGCTGCGCCTGGCCGGCGGCCGGGCGGCCTGGCCGCTGAGTCTGGGCCGGGCCGACCGCGTCAGCGGTCCCGGATGGGCCCTGCTAGGCGACGCCGCCCATGTGGTCCATCCCCTGGCCGGCCAGGGCCTGAACCTGGGCCTGGCCGATGTGGCCGCCCTGGCCCAGGTGCTGCGCGAGCGCGAGGCCTGGCGCCCCCTGGGTGACGAGCGCCTGCTGCGCCGCTACGAGCGTGCGCGCCTGGCGCCCACCCTGGCCATGGGCGAACTCACCGACGGCCTGCTGCGCCTCTTCGCCAGCGAGACTCCGGGCCTGCGCGAGCTGCGCAACCGCGGCATGGGTCTGCTGAACCAACTCCCGCCCCTGAAGCGCTGGCTGACGGCGCGGGCCCTGGGCGCCTGA
- the ychF gene encoding redox-regulated ATPase YchF: protein MSLKCGIVGLPNVGKSTLFNALTKAGIAAENYPFCTIEPNVGVVELPDPRLTQLAEVVKPERIVPAIVEFVDIAGLVAGASKGEGLGNQFLSHIRETDAIVNVVRCFEDPNVIHVNGKVDPISDIEVIQTELCLADLGTVDKSLVRYNKVARAGDKEAQALVKVLEKCQAALNEAKPVRSIDFSKEELVLLKPLCLITAKPAMFVGNVAEDGFENNPFLDRLKEYAAAQKGPVVAICAKTEAELAEMSDEDRAMFLAEMGQDEPGLNRLIRAGFSLLGLQTYFTAGVKEVRAWTIHIGDTAPQAAGVIHTDFERGFIRAQTIAFEDFIQYKGEAGAKEAGKMRAEGKDYVVKDGDVLNFLFNV from the coding sequence ATGAGCCTCAAATGCGGCATCGTGGGCCTGCCCAATGTCGGCAAGTCCACCCTCTTCAACGCCCTGACCAAGGCCGGCATCGCCGCCGAGAACTATCCTTTCTGCACCATCGAGCCCAATGTGGGTGTGGTGGAGCTGCCCGACCCGCGCCTGACCCAGCTGGCCGAGGTGGTCAAGCCCGAGCGCATCGTGCCGGCCATCGTGGAGTTCGTGGACATCGCCGGTCTGGTGGCCGGCGCTTCCAAGGGCGAAGGCCTGGGCAACCAGTTCCTCTCCCACATCCGCGAGACCGACGCCATCGTCAATGTGGTGCGCTGCTTCGAGGATCCCAATGTGATCCACGTGAACGGCAAGGTCGACCCGATCTCGGACATCGAGGTCATCCAGACCGAGCTCTGCCTGGCCGACCTGGGCACGGTGGACAAGAGCCTGGTGCGCTACAACAAGGTGGCCCGCGCCGGTGACAAGGAGGCGCAAGCCCTGGTCAAGGTGCTGGAGAAGTGCCAGGCCGCGCTGAACGAAGCCAAGCCGGTGCGCTCCATCGACTTCAGCAAGGAAGAGCTGGTCCTGCTCAAGCCCCTGTGCCTGATCACGGCCAAGCCGGCCATGTTCGTGGGCAATGTGGCCGAGGACGGTTTCGAGAACAACCCCTTCCTGGACCGCCTGAAGGAATACGCCGCCGCCCAGAAGGGCCCGGTGGTGGCCATCTGCGCCAAGACCGAGGCCGAGCTGGCCGAGATGAGCGATGAAGACCGCGCCATGTTCCTGGCCGAGATGGGCCAGGACGAGCCGGGCCTGAACCGCCTGATCCGTGCCGGTTTCAGCCTGCTGGGCCTGCAGACCTACTTCACCGCCGGTGTGAAGGAAGTGCGCGCCTGGACCATCCATATCGGCGACACCGCCCCCCAGGCGGCCGGCGTGATCCACACCGACTTCGAACGCGGCTTCATCCGCGCCCAGACCATCGCCTTCGAGGATTTCATCCAGTACAAGGGCGAGGCCGGTGCCAAGGAAGCCGGCAAGATGCGCGCCGAAGGCAAGGACTACGTCGTCAAGGACGGCGACGTGCTGAACTTCCTGTTCAACGTCTGA
- a CDS encoding GGDEF domain-containing protein, whose product MDPLTAFLVAILMMLLNGGVLGLMHRDLPAELRPAAVSWRIGTLLQAGGCILLALQALKPPGFVLPLGNAVVLLGVVLYWRALSQFYGRELPWPLMVLPVLLQLPGLYWFANVEPDLRARIVIATLTWALPLLGSISLLARAPASDAAVSRRVLAGIFGGVLAFLLLRMVYFLQNGGPVPSLLDREHWINLVTPLIASVMPVIGTTAFLQLCSERIRRQWEHAASTDHLTGLPNRRILAEQGAERLALSRRRGDALAALVIDIDHFKQINDRHGHEVGDAALRHVAGVIAASCRVEDLAVRQGGEEFVALMGQLDAEGAQAAAERIRSAVETAPLPLPEGPQRLTVSIGLALLAAADRHLDDVLRRADTALYRAKAEGRNRSSFEPA is encoded by the coding sequence ATGGACCCGCTGACCGCCTTTCTGGTGGCCATCCTGATGATGCTGCTCAACGGCGGCGTCCTCGGCCTGATGCACCGCGACCTGCCCGCCGAGCTGCGGCCGGCCGCGGTGAGCTGGCGCATCGGCACCCTGCTGCAGGCTGGCGGCTGCATCCTGCTGGCCCTGCAGGCGCTCAAGCCTCCGGGCTTTGTGCTGCCCCTGGGCAATGCGGTGGTGCTGCTGGGCGTGGTGCTCTACTGGCGCGCCCTGAGCCAGTTCTATGGGCGCGAGCTGCCCTGGCCCCTGATGGTCCTGCCGGTGCTGCTGCAGCTGCCGGGCCTGTACTGGTTCGCCAATGTCGAGCCGGACCTGCGTGCCCGCATCGTCATCGCCACCCTCACCTGGGCCCTGCCCCTGCTGGGCAGCATCAGCCTGCTGGCGCGCGCCCCGGCCAGCGACGCGGCGGTGAGCCGCCGGGTGCTGGCGGGCATCTTCGGCGGCGTGCTGGCCTTTCTGCTGCTGCGCATGGTGTATTTCCTGCAGAACGGCGGGCCGGTGCCCAGCCTGCTGGACCGTGAGCACTGGATCAATCTGGTCACGCCCCTGATCGCCTCGGTGATGCCCGTGATCGGCACCACGGCCTTTCTGCAGCTCTGCTCGGAGCGCATACGCCGGCAGTGGGAGCATGCCGCCTCCACCGACCACCTGACCGGCCTGCCCAACCGCCGCATCCTGGCCGAGCAGGGCGCCGAGCGCCTGGCCCTGAGCCGGCGCCGCGGCGATGCCCTGGCCGCCCTGGTGATCGACATCGACCATTTCAAGCAGATCAATGACCGCCACGGCCACGAGGTGGGGGACGCCGCCCTGCGCCATGTGGCCGGCGTGATCGCCGCCAGCTGCCGGGTGGAGGATCTGGCCGTGCGCCAGGGCGGCGAGGAGTTCGTGGCCCTGATGGGCCAGCTCGATGCCGAAGGGGCCCAAGCCGCGGCCGAGCGCATCCGCAGCGCGGTGGAGACCGCGCCCCTGCCCCTGCCCGAGGGGCCGCAGCGCCTGACCGTCTCCATCGGCCTGGCCCTGCTGGCCGCGGCCGACCGCCATCTGGACGATGTGCTGCGCCGCGCCGATACCGCGCTCTACCGCGCCAAGGCCGAAGGCCGCAACCGCAGCAGCTTCGAGCCGGCCTGA